A DNA window from Coffea arabica cultivar ET-39 chromosome 6c, Coffea Arabica ET-39 HiFi, whole genome shotgun sequence contains the following coding sequences:
- the LOC113692945 gene encoding uncharacterized protein, translating to MEKKLNRVVLYIKREYQPSLLKEAFKVTVKNGRLVLFITFIMFSYYSLMKFADHLVLEPVLSSFVANSMPLPKNGSFTDSDLALYKPFLKDLRFILAFKFVEWAFLCVVLMFSVAASVHSTYEAHTAKQLGLKDMLCGLRGKIRRPLKTSIWMIIISLASAALLFFTVGVVGVMTEGSVTHYLSLAVLVFAALYYVGVFSLWMLSLVVSVLEENFSGLKAIYQANELMKGKKLKGFGLMVLLILISAAIHKTFACLASLAMAEKVAFVGGAISTLKIWPYCLMKLFVFAVYTLFYHELKQKQQAEENAALYTPISAIAEF from the coding sequence ATGGAGAAAAAGTTGAATAGAGTAGTGCTGTACATCAAGAGAGAATACCAGCCTTCTTTGCTAAAGGAAGCCTTCAAGGTCACCGTAAAAAATGGGAGGCTCGTGCTTTTTATCACCTTCATCATGTTTTCCTACTATTCCCTGATGAAATTTGCCGATCATCTTGTTTTAGAACCTGTGTTATCGAGCTTTGTGGCCAACTCCATGCCCCTGCCCAAAAATGGTTCATTCACGGATTCTGATCTGGCCTTATACAAACCATTTCTCAAAGATCTGCGATTTATCCTCGCTTTCAAATTCGTGGAATGGGCTTTCTTGTGTGTTGTTCTGATGTTTTCAGTTGCAGCTTCTGTGCATTCAACATATGAAGCCCATACTGCGAAACAGTTGGGCCTAAAGGATATGTTGTGTGGTCTGAGGGGAAAAATCAGAAGGCCTTTGAAGACGAGTATTTGGATGATTATCATCAGCTTGGCAAGTGCAGCACTGTTGTTCTTTACAGTCGGAGTTGTTGGAGTCATGACTGAAGGTTCTGTTACACATTATCTGAGTTTGGCAGTGCTGGTTTTTGCTGCTCTCTATTATGTCGGAGTCTTTTCTCTGTGGATGCTCAGCCTTGTGGTTTCCGTGCTGGAAGAAAACTTCTCTGGATTGAAGGCGATCTACCAAGCCAATGAGCTGATGAAGGGCAAAAAGCTGAAGGGTTTTGGTCTAATGGTGCTTTTGATATTAATCAGTGCAGCGATCCATAAGACCTTTGCTTGCTTGGCATCTCTCGCCATGGCTGAGAAAGTAGCATTCGTTGGTGGGGCAATCAGTACTCTGAAGATTTGGCCATACTGCCTGATGAAACTGTTCGTTTTTGCGGTGTATACCCTGTTTTACCATGAATTGAAGCAGAAGCAGCAGGCGGAGGAGAACGCAGCCCTGTATACTCCTATCTCTGCTATTGCAGAATTTTAG